The following proteins are encoded in a genomic region of Amycolatopsis sulphurea:
- a CDS encoding TetR/AcrR family transcriptional regulator, translating to MTGSERRQQLLDVARALFAEKGFDGTSIEEIAAHANVSKPVVYEHFGGKEGIYAVVVDRETQLLLDRMVSALHGGHPRAMLEQAATALLGYVEDSHDGFRILVRDSPVASSTGTFSTVLNDIASQVEYILAQQFAARGYEEKLSALYAQALVGMVALTGQWWLDARKPKRDEVAAHLVNLAWNGLSHLENKPRLLG from the coding sequence ATGACCGGCAGCGAGCGCAGGCAGCAGCTGCTGGACGTGGCGCGGGCGCTGTTCGCGGAAAAGGGCTTCGACGGCACGTCGATAGAAGAGATCGCGGCACACGCGAACGTGTCGAAGCCGGTGGTGTACGAGCATTTCGGCGGCAAGGAAGGCATCTACGCGGTCGTCGTGGACCGCGAGACCCAGCTGCTGCTCGACCGGATGGTCTCGGCCCTGCACGGCGGGCATCCGCGGGCGATGCTGGAGCAGGCCGCGACCGCGTTGCTCGGCTACGTCGAGGATTCCCACGACGGCTTCCGCATCCTGGTCCGCGATTCCCCGGTGGCCAGTTCCACCGGCACGTTCTCCACGGTGCTCAACGACATCGCCAGCCAGGTGGAGTACATCCTGGCCCAGCAGTTCGCCGCGCGCGGGTACGAGGAGAAGCTCTCCGCGCTCTACGCGCAGGCGCTGGTCGGCATGGTCGCGCTCACCGGGCAGTGGTGGCTGGACGCGCGCAAACCGAAGCGGGACGAGGTCGCCGCGCATCTGGTGAACCTGGCCTGGAACGGATTGTCGCACCTGGAGAACAAGCCGCGGCTGCTCGGCTGA
- a CDS encoding NUDIX hydrolase, with protein MTAIDKVAWLHVVDGRVLAARSAGKDTWYLPGGKREPGESDVATLIREIAEELSVTLDPVTARPAGVWETQAHGRADGVLVRMTCYTAEYTGELTASSEIASFGWLTLADRAQVSPAVALILDDLFARGELAADLPPR; from the coding sequence ATGACCGCGATCGACAAAGTGGCCTGGCTGCACGTGGTCGACGGCCGGGTGCTCGCCGCGCGTTCGGCGGGCAAGGACACCTGGTACCTGCCCGGCGGCAAGCGCGAACCCGGGGAATCGGACGTGGCCACCCTGATACGGGAGATCGCCGAGGAGCTGTCGGTCACGCTCGACCCGGTGACGGCCCGGCCGGCCGGGGTGTGGGAAACCCAGGCACATGGCCGCGCGGACGGCGTGCTCGTGCGAATGACCTGCTACACCGCGGAATACACCGGCGAACTGACCGCGAGCAGCGAGATCGCTTCGTTCGGCTGGCTCACACTCGCCGACCGCGCGCAGGTCTCCCCCGCCGTCGCGCTGATCCTCGACGACCTGTTCGCGCGAGGCGAACTGGCCGCAGATCTCCCACCCAGGTGA
- a CDS encoding PQQ-dependent sugar dehydrogenase — MRRCLAALLASSMVLTACSGATGSPAPDTPSRGFRVEEIAHGLTHGWDVGFLPDGALLVPQRPGKLALVREGRVLDVRADFSDVLVAGEGGLLGLVPAADFATSREFTTCQTHQENGRAVDVRLVTWRLAADGASAEKVRVLLSGLPVNPSGRHSGCRPTLGPDGALLVGTGDAAKASVAQDRHSLGGKVLRIDAKTGEPLPGNPFPSSADPAERRLLSYGHRNVQGVAIRPGTGQIVTAEHGPSFDDEVNLVRPGGNYGWDPSKGGTDDQYDETVPMTDTDRFPDAVRPLWTSGSTTEAISGDAFLTGPQWGTDEGALAVVALKGQKLLLLHLDADAKVTSVTLPPEFDDRFGRLRAVRSAPDGSLYVTTSNGDNDKVLRVTPAPPQPE; from the coding sequence ATGCGCCGCTGCCTGGCTGCCCTGCTCGCCTCCTCGATGGTGCTCACCGCCTGCTCGGGCGCGACCGGCTCACCAGCGCCGGACACGCCCAGCCGCGGGTTCCGAGTGGAGGAGATCGCGCACGGGCTGACGCACGGCTGGGACGTCGGCTTCCTCCCGGACGGCGCGCTGCTCGTGCCGCAGCGGCCGGGCAAACTCGCGCTGGTGCGCGAAGGCCGGGTCCTCGACGTGCGAGCGGACTTCTCGGACGTCCTCGTCGCGGGCGAAGGCGGCCTGCTCGGCCTGGTACCGGCCGCGGACTTCGCGACCTCGCGCGAGTTCACCACCTGCCAGACACACCAGGAAAACGGCCGGGCGGTGGACGTCCGGCTGGTCACCTGGCGGCTCGCCGCGGACGGCGCGAGTGCCGAGAAGGTGCGGGTCCTGCTGTCCGGCCTCCCGGTGAACCCGAGCGGACGGCATTCCGGCTGCCGCCCCACGCTCGGCCCGGACGGCGCCCTGCTCGTCGGCACCGGGGACGCCGCGAAAGCCTCCGTCGCCCAGGATCGGCACAGCCTCGGCGGCAAGGTGCTGCGCATCGACGCGAAGACCGGGGAACCGTTGCCCGGCAACCCTTTCCCGTCCTCGGCGGACCCGGCTGAGCGGCGCCTTCTCAGCTACGGCCACCGCAACGTGCAGGGCGTGGCGATCCGGCCGGGCACCGGGCAGATCGTCACGGCCGAGCACGGGCCGAGCTTCGACGACGAGGTCAACCTGGTGCGCCCGGGCGGAAACTACGGCTGGGACCCGTCGAAAGGCGGCACCGACGACCAGTACGACGAGACCGTGCCGATGACCGACACCGACCGGTTCCCGGACGCCGTTCGTCCACTGTGGACCTCCGGGTCGACCACCGAGGCGATCAGCGGGGACGCCTTCCTCACCGGGCCGCAATGGGGTACCGACGAGGGCGCGCTGGCCGTGGTCGCGCTGAAGGGGCAGAAACTCCTGCTGCTGCACCTGGATGCCGACGCGAAGGTCACCAGCGTCACGCTGCCGCCGGAGTTCGACGACCGGTTCGGCCGGTTGCGAGCCGTGCGCAGCGCCCCGGACGGCTCGCTGTACGTGACGACTTCGAACGGCGACAACGACAAAGTACTGCGGGTGACCCCGGCGCCGCCTCAGCCGGAGTAG
- a CDS encoding DedA family protein, with product MVAHLEHLRIARYRTQPTKMAGTADDDAAATTLPADHGQSTNFAEAMGMLVQRGTLTWLLARPVAVVAAVAGDQLGYLEGRMWGPKLRTSRVARRVGTERWNKAEATVACYGIPAVIIGRCLAGIRTVVPRIAGSSGLPYRRFLAGSCLWAGVELSAGQFTGWVAL from the coding sequence GTGGTCGCGCACCTCGAACACCTCCGCATCGCCCGCTACCGGACGCAACCGACGAAGATGGCAGGCACGGCCGATGATGACGCAGCAGCCACTACTCTCCCTGCTGATCACGGGCAGTCGACCAACTTTGCCGAGGCCATGGGGATGCTGGTGCAGCGCGGGACTCTCACTTGGTTGCTGGCGCGTCCAGTCGCCGTTGTCGCGGCCGTTGCGGGCGATCAACTCGGCTATCTGGAAGGCCGCATGTGGGGACCGAAGCTGCGTACGTCCCGCGTCGCTCGTCGAGTAGGCACCGAACGCTGGAACAAGGCCGAAGCAACTGTGGCGTGCTATGGCATACCGGCAGTGATCATTGGTCGTTGCCTGGCGGGCATTCGCACGGTCGTGCCCCGCATCGCCGGTTCCAGCGGGTTGCCGTACCGCCGCTTTCTGGCCGGTAGTTGTCTTTGGGCCGGAGTGGAACTGTCTGCGGGACAGTTCACCGGTTGGGTTGCCCTGTGA